One genomic region from Chromatiales bacterium 21-64-14 encodes:
- a CDS encoding uracil-DNA glycosylase — MTPERRARYLDALGIPCWVPRQGNAGETGSGVAPPSPSEGPASRQGTFPAGIETGPGGLGWDALEARVAACTLCGLHQTRSRTVFGVGDREATWMVVGEAPGAEEDRQGEPFVGRAGKLLNAMLAAIGLERRQVYIANILKCRPPENRDPRPEEAACCEPYLRRQVELVRPRVILALGRIAAHHLLGTTTSLARLRGQTHRYGVTDIPVVVTYHPAYLLRSPGEKRKAWVDLLYARNVCARGDPVRV, encoded by the coding sequence ATGACCCCGGAGCGGCGCGCCCGGTATCTGGATGCCCTCGGAATTCCGTGCTGGGTGCCACGGCAGGGGAACGCCGGAGAAACAGGATCCGGCGTGGCGCCGCCATCGCCTTCGGAGGGCCCGGCGTCGCGGCAGGGGACCTTCCCGGCCGGTATCGAGACCGGTCCAGGGGGGTTGGGCTGGGACGCCCTGGAGGCCCGGGTGGCGGCGTGTACCCTCTGCGGTCTGCACCAGACCCGTAGCCGTACGGTTTTCGGTGTAGGGGACCGGGAGGCCACCTGGATGGTGGTGGGTGAGGCGCCCGGGGCGGAGGAGGATCGCCAGGGGGAGCCCTTCGTCGGGCGCGCCGGGAAGCTGCTGAACGCGATGCTGGCCGCCATAGGCCTGGAGCGCCGCCAAGTTTATATCGCCAACATCCTGAAGTGCCGCCCCCCCGAGAATCGGGATCCACGCCCGGAGGAGGCCGCCTGTTGCGAACCCTATCTGCGGCGCCAGGTGGAACTGGTTCGTCCCAGGGTCATCCTGGCGCTGGGGCGCATCGCCGCTCATCATCTGCTTGGGACTACCACCAGCCTGGCGCGGTTGCGCGGCCAGACCCACCGCTACGGGGTCACCGACATCCCGGTGGTGGTGACCTACCATCCCGCATACCTGTTACGTTCCCCCGGGGAGAAGCGCAAGGCGTGGGTGGACCTGTTGTACGCCCGGAACGTGTGCGCGCGCGGGGACCCGGTGCGGGTCTGA
- a CDS encoding ribosomal-protein-alanine N-acetyltransferase, with the protein MSAILNDNLARFRPMRENDLAAVMDIESGAYDFPWSEGIFRDCLRVGYCCWLYEEAGEVLAYGVMSVGYGEAHVLNLCVRPESRQRGIGRRMLSHLLDLARRHHADTALLEVRPTNHAALVLYTGLGFNQVGLRRAYYPAARGREDALILAYRLR; encoded by the coding sequence ATGAGCGCCATACTCAACGACAACCTCGCCCGATTCCGCCCCATGCGCGAGAACGATCTTGCGGCGGTGATGGATATCGAGTCGGGCGCCTACGACTTCCCCTGGAGCGAGGGGATCTTTCGCGATTGCCTGCGGGTGGGGTACTGCTGTTGGCTCTATGAGGAGGCAGGGGAAGTGCTGGCCTACGGTGTCATGTCCGTGGGCTACGGCGAGGCCCATGTGCTCAACCTCTGCGTCCGTCCGGAATCCCGCCAACGTGGCATCGGTCGGCGCATGCTGTCCCACCTTCTGGATCTGGCCCGGCGTCACCACGCCGACACCGCCCTGCTGGAGGTGCGTCCCACCAACCACGCGGCGCTGGTCCTGTACACGGGACTGGGGTTCAACCAAGTGGGGTTGCGGCGCGCCTACTATCCGGCCGCCCGGGGCCGCGAAGACGCGCTGATACTCGCATACCGGTTGCGCTAG